The Pseudomonas extremaustralis genome contains a region encoding:
- a CDS encoding NCS2 family permease yields MESRKSEAPTLDLSPTHTGWLERLFKLRLHGTTVKTELIAGLTTFITMAYIIFVNPNIMADAGIDHGAAFVATCIAAALGCLLMGLYANWPVGLAPGMGLNAFFTYTVVGTMGYHWETALGAVFISGVLFMGLTLSRVREWLLNSIPVSLRHAMGAGVGLFLGVIGLKTAGIIVDSPATLIKLGSLHEPAPLLAAVCFLLIAILSYHRVFGAILISIIAVTLAGWGLGLVHYNGILSTPPSLAPTWMAMDVKGVFNVSMISVVFAFLFVHMFDTAGTLMGVAQRAGLVNADGKIDNLSRALKADSASSVFGAMVGVPPVTSYVESAAGVAAGGRTGLTAVTVGVLFVAAMFFAPLAGMIPAYATAGALIYVAMLMMASMAHIHWDEATDSIPAIVTAIMMPLTFSVADGIALGFITYVALKAGTGKYREISLSLWVLCAIFIAKFVFL; encoded by the coding sequence GTGGAAAGCCGCAAATCCGAAGCCCCAACGCTGGATCTCTCTCCGACGCACACTGGCTGGCTGGAACGCCTGTTCAAACTGCGCCTGCATGGCACCACAGTGAAGACCGAATTGATCGCCGGTCTCACTACCTTCATCACCATGGCCTACATCATTTTCGTCAACCCCAACATCATGGCCGACGCCGGTATCGACCATGGCGCGGCGTTCGTCGCCACCTGCATCGCTGCCGCCCTGGGTTGCCTGTTGATGGGCCTGTATGCCAACTGGCCGGTGGGCCTGGCGCCGGGCATGGGCCTGAATGCGTTTTTCACCTACACCGTGGTCGGCACCATGGGCTACCACTGGGAAACCGCGCTGGGTGCGGTGTTTATCTCCGGGGTGCTGTTCATGGGTCTGACGCTCTCGCGCGTACGTGAATGGTTGCTCAACAGCATCCCCGTCAGCCTGCGCCATGCCATGGGCGCCGGTGTCGGCTTGTTTCTCGGGGTGATCGGCCTGAAAACCGCCGGCATCATCGTTGATAGCCCGGCCACGTTGATCAAGCTCGGTTCGCTGCATGAACCGGCGCCGCTGCTGGCGGCCGTGTGTTTCCTGCTGATCGCGATCCTCAGCTATCACCGGGTGTTCGGCGCGATCCTCATCAGCATCATCGCCGTGACCCTGGCGGGCTGGGGCCTGGGCCTGGTGCACTACAACGGTATCCTCTCCACCCCGCCCAGCCTGGCCCCGACCTGGATGGCGATGGACGTGAAGGGTGTGTTCAATGTGAGCATGATCAGCGTGGTATTCGCCTTCCTGTTTGTGCACATGTTCGACACCGCCGGCACATTGATGGGCGTTGCGCAACGCGCCGGGCTGGTGAATGCCGACGGCAAGATCGACAACCTGTCCCGCGCCCTCAAGGCCGACAGTGCCTCCAGCGTGTTCGGCGCCATGGTCGGCGTCCCGCCGGTGACCAGCTACGTGGAAAGTGCCGCCGGAGTCGCCGCCGGTGGCCGTACCGGGCTGACGGCCGTGACCGTGGGCGTGCTGTTTGTAGCGGCGATGTTTTTCGCACCGCTGGCGGGCATGATCCCGGCCTACGCCACCGCTGGCGCGCTGATTTACGTGGCGATGCTGATGATGGCGAGCATGGCCCACATCCATTGGGATGAAGCCACCGACAGCATTCCGGCGATTGTCACCGCGATCATGATGCCCCTGACCTTCTCGGTCGCCGACGGGATCGCCCTGGGGTTTATCACCTATGTGGCGCTCAAGGCCGGCACCGGCAAGTACCGCGAGATTTCCCTCAGCCTGTGGGTGCTGTGCGCGATCTTTATCGCCAAGTTCGTCTTTCTATAA
- a CDS encoding LysR family transcriptional regulator, protein MKNSIQHIQAFLAVARTGSFTKAASELHLSPSALTVQVQQLEEWLGVALLDRSPRHVSLTAAGQEARGPMEKLLLDLDNIVTGSRDLAALRRGVVTIAALPSVCAGVLPPALRLFRERFAGIEVRLQDLVAHRIHAQVRAGDVDFGIGVRARLSHGLEFVPVLNDRLCAFVPLDHPFARHRQLTLAQLADQPIILTGRDSSVREQVDGLFDQTRLTMNAGMEANYMSTVLALVRQGLGISVLPESAADSLEGLQRIHIDHPGVNREIGLISRRGMGLSPAAQRCFDWLRDELSGTPLS, encoded by the coding sequence ATGAAGAATTCGATCCAGCATATCCAGGCCTTTCTCGCGGTCGCCCGCACGGGCAGTTTCACCAAGGCCGCCAGCGAGCTGCACCTGTCGCCCTCGGCACTGACCGTGCAAGTCCAGCAATTGGAAGAATGGCTCGGCGTCGCCCTGCTCGACCGCAGCCCGCGTCATGTGAGCCTCACCGCCGCCGGCCAGGAAGCCCGTGGGCCGATGGAAAAACTGCTGCTGGACTTGGACAACATCGTCACCGGCTCCCGCGACCTGGCCGCCTTGCGCCGGGGCGTGGTCACTATTGCCGCCCTGCCCTCGGTGTGCGCCGGAGTCCTGCCCCCGGCGCTGCGCTTGTTTCGCGAGCGTTTCGCCGGGATTGAAGTGCGTTTGCAGGACCTGGTGGCCCATCGCATTCACGCCCAGGTGCGGGCGGGCGATGTGGATTTCGGCATCGGCGTGCGCGCACGCCTCAGCCACGGGCTGGAATTCGTGCCGGTGCTCAATGATCGACTATGTGCCTTCGTGCCCCTGGATCATCCCTTCGCCCGCCATCGCCAACTGACCCTGGCGCAACTGGCCGACCAGCCGATCATCCTCACCGGGCGCGACAGCAGCGTGCGCGAGCAGGTGGATGGGTTGTTCGATCAGACGCGACTGACGATGAACGCCGGCATGGAGGCCAACTACATGTCGACGGTGCTGGCGCTGGTGCGCCAGGGGCTGGGGATCAGTGTGCTGCCGGAGTCGGCGGCGGACAGCCTGGAGGGATTGCAGCGTATCCATATCGATCATCCCGGCGTGAACCGGGAGATCGGCTTGATCAGTCGCCGCGGGATGGGGCTGAGCCCGGCGGCACAGCGTTGTTTCGATTGGCTGCGTGACGAATTATCCGGCACCCCATTGAGCTAA
- a CDS encoding MarR family winged helix-turn-helix transcriptional regulator has translation MLDLKNQSSQQQAMEAFFFGYQAFTAKADEMLERRGLSRVHQRIVFFIARYPALSVKELLELLGVSKQALNMPLRQLQEMHLVNSVASETDKRKRLLELSEEGLRFEQSLRREQVKLLQRAFSEAGEDAVNGWLAVNQALCAKM, from the coding sequence ATGCTTGACCTTAAAAACCAGAGCAGCCAGCAACAAGCCATGGAAGCCTTCTTCTTCGGTTATCAGGCGTTCACCGCCAAGGCCGACGAAATGCTTGAGCGACGTGGCCTGAGCCGGGTGCACCAGCGCATCGTGTTTTTTATCGCGCGCTACCCGGCCTTGAGCGTCAAGGAGTTGCTGGAATTGCTCGGCGTGAGCAAACAGGCACTGAACATGCCGCTGCGTCAGTTGCAGGAAATGCACCTGGTCAACAGCGTGGCGTCCGAGACCGACAAGCGCAAACGCCTGCTGGAACTCAGCGAAGAAGGCCTGCGTTTCGAACAGTCGCTGCGCCGCGAACAGGTGAAGCTGTTGCAGCGCGCGTTCAGTGAGGCAGGGGAAGATGCGGTGAACGGCTGGCTGGCCGTCAACCAGGCGCTGTGCGCAAAAATGTAG
- a CDS encoding glutathione S-transferase family protein: MYKVYGDYKSGNCYKVKLMLNLLGIPYQWVDVDILNGDTQTPEFLAKNPNGKIPVLELDDGTCLWESNAILNFLADGSEFLPTEPRLRTQVLQWQFFEQYSHEPYIAVARFIQLYLGMPEDRLDEYKTSHKGGYKALRVMERQLQSTPYLVGEQYSIADIALYAYTHVAHEGGFDLTPYPAVQAWLKRVASHPKHVAMLD; encoded by the coding sequence ATGTACAAGGTTTATGGCGATTACAAGTCGGGCAACTGCTACAAGGTCAAATTGATGCTCAACCTGCTGGGCATCCCGTACCAGTGGGTGGATGTGGACATCCTCAACGGTGATACCCAGACCCCTGAATTCCTGGCCAAAAACCCCAACGGCAAGATCCCGGTGCTGGAACTGGATGACGGCACGTGCTTGTGGGAATCCAACGCGATCCTCAACTTCCTCGCCGATGGCAGTGAGTTCCTGCCCACCGAACCACGCCTACGTACCCAAGTGCTGCAATGGCAGTTCTTCGAGCAGTACAGCCACGAGCCGTACATTGCGGTGGCGCGGTTTATCCAGCTGTACTTGGGCATGCCGGAGGATCGCCTCGACGAATACAAAACCTCCCACAAGGGCGGCTACAAGGCGTTGAGAGTGATGGAGCGCCAGTTGCAAAGCACACCGTACCTGGTGGGCGAGCAGTATTCGATTGCGGATATCGCGTTGTATGCCTACACCCATGTGGCCCATGAGGGCGGTTTTGACTTGACGCCTTACCCAGCGGTGCAAGCCTGGTTGAAGCGCGTGGCCAGCCATCCCAAGCATGTGGCCATGCTCGACTGA
- a CDS encoding dermonecrotic toxin domain-containing protein, translating to MTSPTDPDVSDDDALTALRAQLTLRINSSPHPSRLINRLAVADLRCAESASGLTRLISRAPRVLRVIRAELRKAFDLDPDSVIFTEPRPPAAAQKVDSLTDRALRLMVLASVSINLNQYTALSFKDDPARRLPFTPLEALRRVIALNLFDRLAQAHTRYWQALVPGSWLTRQARWEELHARLFANQAFVARQVGELSSAGHAMAQALVDAPTAGQRQRAGERWASVQACALMWPGVGPRLMPIPGALHIYREGEPVGMPHVMYLPGGNRNFYEYPSFDQLQCGLVTLINGALFDDLWQCLPLRRRHEACEPGAYVAAGRGLPMSGDALAFSAHTVLEAQWDNELACAVSINLAQVFSRKRQPGVINAARFLAYIERARKHWLGKPRLRQLRRELQDWDQRRRRKEIIFASTAEGLAMNTALHQLKRYEKGLMTLLDPRDPGEDTPAVREFVALEDQCKAHGDTLLTLLQAEPLRLFEAAFWRERPSGQLKRATLFIHALSDLLRCEVQMQHRLKLIRTVDRDLLLEVLDTPLASKREGADTCVLSVLVGSESHAFHALHSVFAVTRTAAVSDPERRVPVVLCGFGQQGGVAAFSSLGALSRGVQASLGSRDGSLLWRYVERQKRQAVREQIAAQTLAVRYESIEGNPVLLALKRLLKGYVLLQGSDRVSNETHDTQLSRQLLAVELHEQLSAPVSDALIQARAHFDLVRKAAEAKKNLPQWLTDATAAQLNRFKHLQGHYLGNVFAFEERLKQRLPELHTFARERLIARLREDGLYPQVDIDTPFIELPDQVDGQFCGWESACTVGDRKELLTPSPTRKPLSLLQLALHNLDPQMLPTHWRFKYARYLQPAWKPLLGSRYLIDMVSSLDIGGQYEGLINREFYPPDAREPGVAPLLRRALRSAADADLYSAIRQGLTAHAQSLFKTAMAAHSPQDLQKNGHHVHLYAVHLAGHTLLHDRYIAGILVMHDRISQRCVVYWPTAPDARSLSEHPTLQQVREHLNSIGALPDNVAALARHVAPGWAFEAINHRPGETPQGTELLNPLNFLPGFTLLLGVWHGVEFVRSFKVKHWVPTALVEEIEKQILEQVASDSLNWLALVPTSHCDAEALLYQARVLDLHRHAQANSNSGKTLQKYREQRLAEQSDTRRRALLSMVVPFFGLGNQLYELLLTSRRYHHSGDAREAVTVAFGVVFLAVDLLLMFIPGPKLKTSTLARPGLRSMGAGLHRLQRSSLLESGQIADRLRPSSTVTLLKPLERFRVQGTPSDAIALKGVGERGLYVKSGEFFVAGDTHHYPVYRRADETFFRLKNKDAPGQDEWILTLHESREWLLGADAPMAGPSSGVLTPWRAPLEQVDWRPPAVRSVTQDRIRRSTVPTQHWFDWRVQGLGDSAAGTPVSGVFHVHLEPPGFPYDVIYLGPRSDVATSSAGGYYRLLHQGEQAPLSDIAFIARNEPLVSRANVDIERWTSSALSEQPIPVTRSPAGEWQLHAPLFDGPLEPLVGVAFPTMTSSSRKFAVIRLIELADASRSVTASHLLNVRATLDHWLTPNPVKLGQTDDWLLMLRPIPRRGAHINIGFEGKAPGFTRVDFIPSAALDARLRTGGRQVAEQRSIAQRAAIRTVLEQQGFIIHEWNQRRGKILSREWVVTHSRSDKVYYLREHWLERGSVRLANQLTDPWINAGIRSYHTTTLAATVKAALAQQRLVRIVAGVQWPKVGNLPPTVYFVKVSPLSR from the coding sequence GTGACCTCACCCACCGACCCCGATGTGTCTGACGACGATGCATTAACGGCCCTGCGCGCCCAACTGACGCTACGGATCAACAGCAGTCCCCATCCCAGCCGCCTGATCAATCGACTCGCGGTCGCCGACCTGCGCTGTGCCGAATCGGCAAGCGGCCTCACGCGGCTGATCTCCAGGGCGCCCAGGGTGTTGCGGGTGATTCGCGCCGAACTGCGCAAGGCCTTTGACCTGGACCCCGACAGCGTGATTTTCACCGAGCCCAGGCCGCCGGCCGCCGCGCAAAAAGTCGACAGCTTGACCGACCGCGCCTTGCGGCTGATGGTCCTGGCTTCGGTGTCGATCAACCTCAATCAGTACACCGCCCTGAGCTTCAAGGACGACCCGGCGCGGCGCTTGCCCTTTACGCCGCTGGAGGCCTTGCGCCGGGTCATTGCGCTCAACCTGTTCGATCGTCTGGCCCAGGCGCACACCCGCTATTGGCAGGCACTGGTCCCGGGTTCATGGCTGACACGGCAAGCGCGTTGGGAGGAGTTGCACGCGCGGCTGTTTGCCAACCAGGCATTTGTCGCGCGGCAAGTGGGCGAGCTGTCGAGTGCGGGGCACGCGATGGCCCAGGCGCTGGTGGATGCCCCGACGGCCGGGCAGCGCCAGCGCGCGGGCGAGCGCTGGGCCAGCGTGCAAGCATGCGCCTTGATGTGGCCGGGCGTGGGGCCGCGACTGATGCCGATTCCCGGTGCACTGCATATTTATCGTGAGGGCGAGCCGGTGGGGATGCCCCATGTGATGTATCTGCCGGGGGGGAACCGCAACTTCTATGAATACCCGTCCTTTGACCAATTGCAGTGTGGCCTGGTAACGCTGATCAATGGGGCCTTGTTTGATGACCTGTGGCAGTGCCTGCCGCTGCGGCGTCGGCATGAGGCGTGCGAACCGGGCGCCTACGTTGCGGCGGGTCGCGGTTTGCCGATGAGCGGCGATGCGTTGGCCTTCAGCGCGCATACGGTGCTGGAGGCGCAATGGGATAACGAGTTGGCTTGCGCCGTGTCGATCAACCTTGCACAGGTGTTTTCCCGCAAGCGCCAGCCTGGGGTGATCAACGCGGCTCGCTTTCTGGCCTACATCGAGCGCGCCAGGAAGCACTGGTTGGGCAAGCCACGGCTGAGGCAGCTGCGCCGCGAGTTACAGGACTGGGACCAGCGCCGACGGCGCAAGGAAATCATCTTTGCCAGTACGGCCGAGGGGCTGGCGATGAACACCGCGTTGCACCAGCTCAAGCGTTATGAAAAAGGACTGATGACGCTGCTCGACCCCCGTGACCCCGGGGAAGACACACCCGCCGTGCGCGAATTCGTGGCGCTCGAAGACCAGTGCAAGGCCCATGGCGACACCCTGCTCACGTTGCTGCAGGCCGAGCCGTTACGGCTGTTCGAGGCGGCGTTCTGGCGTGAGAGACCCAGCGGTCAACTCAAGCGGGCGACGTTGTTCATCCACGCCTTGAGCGACCTGCTGCGCTGTGAGGTGCAGATGCAGCACCGGCTCAAGTTGATCCGCACCGTCGATCGGGATCTGCTGCTGGAAGTATTGGACACGCCGCTGGCCAGTAAGCGTGAGGGCGCTGACACCTGTGTGCTGTCGGTGCTGGTGGGCAGTGAATCCCACGCCTTTCATGCGCTGCACAGCGTGTTTGCGGTCACCCGGACGGCGGCGGTCAGTGACCCTGAACGGCGAGTTCCGGTGGTGCTGTGCGGGTTCGGGCAACAGGGCGGGGTGGCAGCCTTTTCCAGCCTTGGCGCGTTATCCCGGGGTGTCCAGGCCAGTCTGGGCAGCCGCGACGGGTCGCTGCTATGGCGCTATGTCGAGCGGCAAAAGCGTCAGGCCGTGCGCGAGCAGATCGCCGCCCAGACCCTGGCCGTGCGTTACGAATCCATTGAAGGCAACCCTGTGCTGTTGGCGCTCAAAAGGTTGCTCAAGGGTTACGTACTGCTGCAAGGCAGCGACCGTGTATCCAACGAAACCCACGACACCCAGCTCAGCCGTCAACTGTTGGCAGTCGAGCTGCATGAGCAGTTGAGCGCGCCGGTCAGCGATGCGCTGATTCAGGCCCGCGCCCATTTCGACCTGGTACGAAAAGCCGCCGAGGCAAAAAAAAACCTGCCGCAGTGGCTGACCGACGCGACGGCGGCCCAGCTCAATCGCTTCAAGCACTTGCAGGGCCACTACCTGGGTAACGTCTTTGCATTTGAAGAGCGTCTCAAGCAGCGCTTGCCCGAGCTGCACACCTTCGCCCGCGAGCGCTTGATCGCGCGTTTGCGCGAAGACGGCCTTTACCCGCAGGTGGATATCGACACGCCCTTCATCGAGTTGCCTGACCAGGTCGATGGCCAATTCTGTGGTTGGGAAAGCGCCTGTACGGTGGGCGATCGAAAGGAACTCCTTACGCCGAGCCCGACGCGTAAGCCGTTAAGCCTGCTGCAACTGGCGCTGCACAACCTGGACCCGCAGATGCTGCCCACCCATTGGCGCTTCAAATATGCCAGGTACCTGCAGCCGGCATGGAAGCCGCTACTGGGCTCACGCTACTTGATCGACATGGTGTCCTCGCTGGATATCGGCGGGCAGTACGAGGGGTTGATCAACCGCGAATTTTACCCGCCCGACGCACGGGAGCCTGGGGTTGCACCGCTGTTGAGGCGTGCTTTGCGGTCGGCGGCCGATGCGGATCTCTATTCGGCGATCAGGCAGGGCCTGACGGCGCATGCGCAGAGCCTGTTCAAGACGGCCATGGCGGCGCATTCGCCCCAGGACCTGCAAAAAAACGGCCATCACGTGCATCTGTATGCGGTGCATCTGGCCGGTCACACGCTGCTGCATGATCGTTACATCGCCGGCATCCTGGTGATGCATGACCGGATTTCCCAGCGCTGCGTGGTCTATTGGCCCACCGCGCCGGACGCCAGGAGCCTCAGTGAACACCCCACTCTGCAACAGGTTCGCGAGCACCTGAATAGCATTGGCGCCTTGCCCGATAACGTCGCGGCATTGGCCCGGCACGTCGCGCCCGGTTGGGCGTTTGAAGCCATCAATCATCGGCCTGGCGAAACGCCGCAGGGGACGGAGTTACTCAATCCGCTGAATTTTCTGCCGGGTTTCACGCTGCTGCTGGGGGTCTGGCACGGCGTTGAGTTCGTGCGTTCATTCAAGGTCAAGCACTGGGTGCCCACCGCGCTGGTCGAGGAGATTGAAAAGCAGATCCTTGAGCAAGTGGCCAGTGACTCGCTGAACTGGCTGGCGCTGGTGCCCACCTCCCATTGCGATGCCGAGGCGCTGTTGTATCAGGCGCGGGTGCTTGATCTGCATCGTCACGCGCAGGCCAACAGCAACTCCGGCAAGACCCTGCAGAAGTACCGCGAACAGCGCCTGGCGGAGCAGAGCGATACCCGCCGGCGTGCCTTGCTTTCAATGGTCGTGCCGTTTTTTGGCTTGGGTAATCAGTTGTATGAGTTGCTGCTGACGTCGCGGCGTTATCACCACAGCGGTGATGCTCGCGAAGCGGTGACGGTGGCGTTTGGCGTGGTGTTTCTGGCGGTCGACCTTTTGCTGATGTTTATACCGGGGCCCAAGCTGAAGACGAGCACCCTGGCGCGTCCGGGCCTGCGTTCGATGGGCGCCGGCCTGCATCGGCTGCAGCGCTCGAGCCTGTTGGAGTCCGGCCAGATCGCCGATCGGCTCAGACCGTCCTCAACGGTTACGCTGCTCAAGCCTTTGGAGCGCTTCAGGGTCCAGGGCACGCCGTCGGATGCCATTGCATTGAAGGGTGTGGGCGAAAGAGGGCTTTATGTGAAGAGTGGCGAGTTCTTTGTGGCGGGCGATACGCACCATTACCCGGTGTACCGACGCGCCGATGAGACGTTTTTTCGCCTGAAGAACAAGGACGCACCGGGGCAGGATGAATGGATCCTGACGCTTCATGAGTCCAGGGAGTGGCTATTGGGGGCGGATGCGCCAATGGCCGGGCCGAGCTCGGGCGTGCTCACCCCTTGGCGCGCGCCGTTGGAACAGGTGGACTGGCGCCCTCCCGCTGTACGCAGCGTGACGCAAGACCGGATTCGTCGGTCCACCGTGCCGACCCAGCACTGGTTCGACTGGCGCGTCCAAGGCCTCGGGGACTCGGCGGCGGGGACTCCGGTGTCCGGGGTATTCCATGTGCATCTGGAGCCGCCGGGGTTCCCCTACGATGTCATTTACCTGGGCCCCAGGTCCGACGTCGCGACATCCTCGGCAGGTGGGTATTACCGATTGCTGCACCAGGGCGAGCAGGCACCGTTGAGCGACATCGCGTTCATCGCCCGCAACGAACCGCTGGTCTCAAGGGCGAATGTGGACATCGAACGCTGGACCAGCAGCGCGCTGAGCGAGCAGCCGATCCCGGTGACTCGCAGTCCGGCGGGCGAATGGCAACTGCATGCGCCCCTGTTCGATGGGCCGTTGGAGCCTTTGGTCGGCGTGGCTTTCCCGACGATGACCAGCAGCAGCCGAAAGTTCGCCGTGATCAGATTAATTGAGTTGGCCGATGCCTCCCGCTCGGTCACGGCCAGTCACCTGCTCAACGTGCGGGCGACGCTGGACCATTGGTTGACGCCAAACCCGGTAAAGCTTGGCCAGACGGATGATTGGTTGCTGATGCTGCGGCCCATCCCCAGGCGCGGCGCGCATATCAACATTGGTTTCGAAGGCAAGGCGCCGGGTTTCACGCGTGTGGACTTCATTCCGTCTGCTGCCTTGGATGCGCGGCTCCGAACCGGCGGTCGGCAGGTCGCGGAACAACGCAGCATTGCGCAACGAGCCGCCATCAGGACGGTGCTGGAGCAGCAGGGCTTCATCATTCACGAATGGAACCAGCGGCGTGGCAAGATATTGAGCCGTGAATGGGTGGTGACGCATTCCCGATCCGACAAGGTGTACTACCTGCGTGAACATTGGCTGGAACGCGGGTCAGTCAGGCTGGCCAACCAACTGACGGACCCGTGGATCAATGCCGGTATCAGGTCGTATCACACAACGACCCTGGCCGCGACGGTCAAAGCCGCGTTGGCGCAGCAACGCCTGGTCCGTATCGTCGCCGGTGTGCAGTGGCCCAAGGTGGGAAACCTGCCTCCCACCGTTTATTTCGTCAAAGTGAGCCCGCTCTCGCGCTGA
- a CDS encoding aminotransferase-like domain-containing protein — translation MAFSERVTRLKSSLIREILAAAQRPEVMSFAGGLPAEAMLPALNWDAMPLNIGQYGMSEGEPQLRELLAAEARALGVPCQASQVLVVSGSQQTLDLAAKLYLDKGTKIMLEGPTYLAALQIFQLFGADCLTVQLEADGPDLASLRANLERHRPAFIYLIPTFQNPSAVRYSEAKREAVAALLDEFGVTLIEDEPYRELTFDGGSAKPIVGRLKKASWIYTGTVSKTLLPGLRVGYLIASPDLFPHLLKLKQSADLHTNRVGQWQAMQWIGTEQYQQHLVQLRSFYRERRDAFQAALERHFSDLADWQVPQGGLFFWLTLKQPLDTRTLLAPALDQDVAFMPGEPFFSEPDQHLGSLRLNFSHIDPSRLDEGLKRLAAVVRQAQHTQAA, via the coding sequence ATGGCCTTCTCTGAACGTGTTACGCGCCTCAAAAGCTCCCTGATCCGTGAAATCCTCGCAGCGGCCCAGCGCCCGGAAGTGATGTCGTTCGCCGGCGGCCTGCCGGCCGAAGCCATGCTGCCCGCGTTGAATTGGGACGCCATGCCATTGAACATCGGCCAATACGGCATGAGCGAAGGCGAGCCACAGTTGCGTGAACTGCTCGCCGCCGAGGCCCGCGCCCTGGGCGTGCCGTGCCAGGCCAGCCAGGTGCTGGTGGTCAGCGGTTCCCAGCAAACCCTGGACCTGGCGGCCAAGCTGTACCTCGACAAAGGCACCAAAATCATGCTGGAAGGCCCGACCTACCTGGCCGCGTTGCAGATCTTCCAGCTGTTCGGCGCCGATTGCCTCACCGTGCAACTGGAGGCCGACGGCCCTGACCTGGCCAGCCTGCGTGCCAATCTCGAACGCCATCGCCCGGCGTTCATCTACCTGATCCCGACGTTCCAGAACCCGTCGGCCGTGCGCTACAGCGAAGCCAAGCGCGAAGCCGTCGCGGCCTTGCTCGACGAGTTCGGCGTGACCCTGATCGAAGACGAACCCTACCGCGAGCTGACCTTCGACGGCGGCAGTGCCAAGCCCATCGTCGGACGCCTGAAAAAAGCCAGTTGGATCTATACCGGCACGGTCTCCAAGACCCTGCTGCCGGGCCTGCGCGTGGGGTACCTGATCGCCAGCCCGGACCTGTTCCCGCACCTGCTCAAGCTCAAGCAGTCGGCCGACCTGCACACCAACCGCGTCGGCCAGTGGCAGGCGATGCAGTGGATCGGCACCGAGCAATACCAGCAACACCTGGTGCAACTGCGCAGTTTTTACCGCGAGCGCCGCGATGCTTTCCAGGCCGCGCTGGAGCGTCACTTCAGCGACCTGGCCGACTGGCAGGTGCCCCAGGGCGGATTATTCTTCTGGCTGACCTTGAAACAGCCGCTCGATACCCGCACCTTGTTGGCTCCTGCGCTCGATCAGGACGTCGCGTTCATGCCCGGTGAACCGTTCTTTTCCGAGCCGGACCAGCACCTTGGCTCACTGCGGCTCAATTTCAGCCATATCGACCCGTCCCGTCTGGACGAAGGTCTCAAGCGCCTGGCCGCAGTGGTCCGTCAAGCACAGCACACGCAAGCGGCATAA
- a CDS encoding CitMHS family transporter, giving the protein MLATLGVITILCLLAAVMSKRLSPLVALIALPIIAALLGGFGLQTSAFIITGIKNVAPVVGMFVFAILFFGIMTDAGMLDPIIDRILRTVGTRPTRIVVGTATLALLVHLDGSGAVTFLVTVPAMLPLYTRLGIDKRILACVCALAAGVNFLPWTGPVLRSSAALHVPVADLFQPLIPVQIVGLIFVFACAWWLGRREEKRLGLGAGSTVDAVPQRVLSDDDIKLRRPRLFWVNLILTVLVMVVMIAGWVDPVVMFMLGTVAALCINYPNVDAQRARIDAHAKTALTMASILLAAGVFTGIMQGTGMLKAIAEVAVAQIPAGHGKLIPAVVGFISMPLSMLFDPDSYYFGVMPVIAEVGKALGVDPLQVAQASLLGVHTTGFPVSPLTPATFLLVGLCKIELADHQRFTIPFLFAASVLMTLTALLLGVF; this is encoded by the coding sequence ATGCTCGCAACCCTGGGCGTCATTACCATCCTGTGCCTGCTCGCTGCCGTCATGAGCAAACGCCTCTCGCCGCTGGTGGCCCTGATTGCCTTGCCGATCATCGCCGCGCTGCTCGGTGGGTTCGGCCTGCAAACCAGCGCCTTCATCATTACCGGGATCAAGAACGTCGCCCCGGTGGTGGGCATGTTTGTGTTCGCGATCCTGTTTTTCGGGATCATGACCGATGCCGGCATGCTGGATCCCATCATTGATCGCATCCTGCGCACGGTAGGAACGCGTCCTACGCGGATTGTCGTCGGTACCGCGACCCTGGCCCTGCTGGTGCATTTGGACGGCTCCGGCGCGGTGACCTTTCTGGTGACGGTGCCGGCGATGCTGCCGCTGTATACGCGGCTGGGCATCGACAAGCGCATCCTCGCCTGCGTCTGCGCCCTGGCCGCCGGGGTCAACTTCCTACCATGGACCGGCCCCGTGCTGCGCTCGTCGGCGGCGTTGCATGTGCCGGTGGCGGACCTGTTCCAGCCGCTGATCCCGGTGCAGATCGTTGGCCTTATCTTCGTTTTCGCCTGCGCCTGGTGGCTCGGCCGCCGTGAAGAAAAACGCCTGGGCCTGGGCGCCGGCTCGACGGTCGACGCCGTGCCGCAACGGGTGCTCAGCGACGACGACATCAAGCTGCGTCGCCCACGGCTGTTCTGGGTCAACCTGATCCTCACCGTGCTGGTGATGGTGGTGATGATCGCCGGCTGGGTCGATCCGGTGGTGATGTTCATGCTCGGCACCGTGGCGGCGCTGTGCATCAATTACCCGAACGTGGACGCCCAGCGCGCCCGCATCGACGCCCATGCGAAAACCGCCCTGACCATGGCCAGCATCCTGCTCGCCGCCGGCGTGTTCACCGGCATCATGCAAGGCACCGGCATGCTCAAGGCGATTGCCGAAGTGGCGGTGGCGCAGATTCCGGCCGGCCATGGCAAGTTGATCCCGGCGGTGGTGGGCTTTATTTCCATGCCGCTGAGCATGCTGTTCGACCCCGATTCCTACTATTTCGGCGTGATGCCGGTGATCGCCGAAGTCGGCAAGGCCCTGGGCGTCGACCCGCTGCAAGTGGCCCAGGCCTCGTTGCTGGGCGTGCACACCACTGGCTTCCCGGTCAGCCCGCTGACCCCCGCGACCTTCCTGTTGGTGGGCCTGTGCAAGATCGAATTGGCCGATCACCAGCGCTTCACCATCCCTTTTCTGTTTGCCGCGTCGGTGTTGATGACCCTGACGGCATTGCTCCTGGGAGTGTTTTGA